The Marasmius oreades isolate 03SP1 chromosome 11, whole genome shotgun sequence genome includes a region encoding these proteins:
- a CDS encoding uncharacterized protein (MEROPS:MER0000436) — translation MKESEVGPITTGTVDFHVGGRVFKTWYRIVGVLKSSKTRPLVILHGGPGMNYLYMSPHDRLYQDAEIPVVYYNQIGLRDYPDSPAEFWTIDLFNDELENLLKCLDIEDDFDLLGHSWGGVFGSDYAARREHPGLKHLVLANTFCAAKLYVSGVEFWIEQLPPALSDIMKNKDKYTKEEVDKANEVYNNLHICSLKPWPADLLSSLAHSNGNSHPDFRMRKRLNSWNVIDDLHKVSCPTLLLSSPDDDMWAPAVRPFFDHIPNCKWVDMETATHLPMYEDPERYFDILRTFLTEV, via the exons ATGAAGGAAAGCGAGGTTGGACCAATCACCACAGGAACCGTCGATTTCCATGTCGGAGGCCGTGTCTTCAAGACGTGGTACAGGATCGTTGGAGTTTTGAAGAGCAGCAAGACGCGACCACTTGTTATCCTCCATGGCGGTCCTGGCATGAATTATCTCTA CATGAG CCCTCATGATAGATTGTACCAAGATGCCGA GATTCCCGTTGTTTACTACAACCAGATCGGCCTACGTGATTATCCTGACTCCCCGGCCGAATTCTGGACGATAGATTTGTTCAACGACGAGCTCGAAAACCTCCTGAAATGTTTGGATATCGAGGACGATTTTGATTTGTTGGGACATTCCTGGGGAG GCGTATTTGGGAGCGACTATGCGGCTAGGCGCGAACATCCAGGGCTCAAACACCTAGTCCTTGCTAACACATTCTGTGCGGCCAAACTCTATGTTAGCGGTGTGGAATTTTGGATCGAACAATTACCTCCTGCTCTGTCGGACATCATGAAGAATAAGGACAAATACACTAAAGAAGAAGTAGACAAGGCGAACGAAGTTTACAACAACTTGCATATATGCAGTTTAAAGCCATGGCCAGCGGATTTGTTATCCTCTCTCGCCCATAGCAACGGCAACA GTCATCCCGATTTTAGGATGAGAAAACGGCTGAACAGCTGGAATGTCATTGATGATTTGCACAAGGTTTCCTGCCCAACTCTTCTCCTCAGTTCCCCCGACGACGACATGTGGGCGCCTGCAGTGCGGCCGTTTTTCGACCATATCCCCAATTGCAAATGGGTAGACATGGAGACCGCAACACATTTACCCATGTATGAAGATCCCGAGAG GTACTTCGATATTTTGCGTACTTTTTTAACTGAAGTCTAG